The Corynebacterium atypicum genome contains the following window.
CAACGCACGGTCCGCGCACGGTTGCGGGCTTCAGCCACCCCCCAAAAGTCTTCCAGGCCAGCTTACCCAATGCACGCTGTCGCGGTCGCTTATACGCTGGTAGGCATGACAGAGCTAACCCGAGTCGGGATGCTAACCCGCGAATACCCACCCGAGGTCTACGGCGGCGCTGGCGTCCACGTCACTGAATTGACCCGCTTCATGCGCGACATCGTGCCGGTCGACGTCCACTGCATGGGCGCCCCGCGGGACATGCCGGATACCTATGTCCACGGCGTGGACCCGGAGCTGAACGAGGCCAACCCGGCCATCAAGACGCTGTCGACGGGGCTGCGCATGGCCAACGCGGCCAGTGGCGTCGACGTGGTGCACTCGCACACCTGGTATTCCGGGCTGGGCGGCCACCTCGCCGCCCGGCTGTATGACATCCCGCACGTGGCCACCGCGCACTCGCTGGAACCGGACCGCCCATGGAAACGCGAGCAGCTCGGCGGCGGCTACAACGTCTCCTCGTGGTCAGAGAAGAACGCGATGGAAAACGCCGACGGCCTCATCGCCGTGTCGCAGAAGATGAAGGGCGCGATCCTCGAGGCCTATCCGGCGATCGACCCGGACAAGATCCACGTCGTGCTCAACGGCATCGATACCGAGCGCTGGGCGCCGCGGCCAACTTTCGACGCCGCGGTCGAGGCCACCGGGTCCTCCGTGTTGCGGGAACTGGGCGTGGATCCCTCCCGGCCCATCGTCTCCTTCGTCGGCCGCATCACGCGCCAGAAGGGCGTGGAGCACCTGGTCAAGGCCGCCCGCGACTTCGATCCGGCCATCCAGCTCGTGCTTTGCGCCGGCGCCCCGGACACCCCGGAGATCGCGGAGCGCACCCAGAAGCTGGTCGACGAGCTGCGCGCCGGGCGCGACGGCGTCTTCTGGGTCTCTGAGATGCTCGCCCAGGACAAGATCCAAGAGATCGAGTCGGCCTCCGACGTCTTCGTCTGCCCGTCCATCTACGAGCCGCTGGGCATCGTGAACCTGGAGGCGATGGCCTGCGGCACCGCCGTGGTGGCCTCGAACGTCGGCGGCATCCCAGAGGTGGTCGTGGACGGCGAGACGGGCCTTCTGGTGCCGTATGACGCAGCCGACGCCCAGGGATTCGAGCGGGGACTCGCCGAGGCGGTGAACGAGGTGGTCGCCGACCCGGAGCGCACCAAGGCCTTCGGTAAGGCTGGTCGCGAGCGGGCGATCAGCGAGTTCTCTTGGGCCACGATCGCCCAGCTGACGGTGGACGTGTATAAGTCGCTGCTCTAGGGAAGCACTCCGGGCGCCGCTGGGGCGTGGCTTAGGCTAAAAGGCATGACTGCCCAGAAGCATCTGCCCACCCAGCGGCACACGGTTTTTCAGAACTCTCTCATGTCCGCCCTGCTCGACGGGATTTACGATGGCGAGCTTACCGTGGGGGAACTGCTCGGCCACGGCAACTTTGGCATCGGCACCTTCGACGCCCTGGATGGCGAGATGATCGTGCTCGACGGCGTGTGCTATCAGGTCCGTGGCGACGGGACGGCGAGACAGGCTGACCTCACCCAGCGCTCCCCGTTTACCGTGATGACCAACTTCGTACCGCTCATCGAGTCCCGCCCGCCGGAGGGGCTGCGCCGCGGCGAGTTGTCCGGCTTCATCGACGAGCTGCAGCCAAGCGAGAACTACATGTACGCGGTGCGGATCACCGGCCGCTTTTCCACGGTCACGGTGCGCACGGTAACCAAGCAGGATAAGCCCTACCGGCCGATGGTCGAGGCCACTGGCGATGACGCCGAGCTCACCTTCACAGATGTCGAGGGCGTGATCGGCGGTTTTCGCACCCCGGTCTACGAGAAGGGCATCGGGGTGCCGGGTTGCCACGTGCACTTTATCGACGCCGCGCGCACCGCCGGCGGGCACGTTTTGGACTTCACGCTCGCGGCGGGCAGCGTCGAGCTGTGCCCTGGCACTGATTTGGAGCTGCGTTTGCCCCTGACAACGCAGTTTTCCACGGCCGAACTTACCCCCGGTGACCTGGACGAACAGATCCACCGCACCGAGGTCAAACGTTGAACCACTCCTGCCAGATTCCGCCCTTAGCACGCCGGCAGCGAACACGCAGGCGCGGGAAAATTCGGGTACAACGGGAAGTAAACCGCCGGGCGCTTGGGCCCGATCCACGGTGTCCCCCAAGCAGCTGCCGGTCGCTCCATCTTCCTCTATCCGATTGAGCTGTGCCTGGTGAACGCCGGCGGTCCATCACTTTGCAGACTTGAGCCTTGAAATAAGGAGTGGGACTTTATGGAGGAAAAGAGCGGCCACCTTCGCTATCGCCCGGAAATGCACGTCACCTCCGATCGCGGGGTGCTGATGGCGCCCGCGGCGGCCTTGATCGACGGCGATTGCTGGCACCTTTTCCACCAGTACCGCCCCGCAGCAAACGCGGCGCCGCGGTGGGGCCATCAGGCCTCCTGGGACACCCCCTACGAGTGGGAGACGTGCGACGACGTGCTGGCCGCCGAGGGCGAAGAGACCCTGGTGCGCGCCGGTTCCGTACTGAGCGTGGATAACGGCTTGAATCTCTATTTCACCTCGGTCACCGAGACCGGTACGGCGGTACACTTAGCCCGCATCGAGGACCCGGAGGCGACCACCTCCGATATCTCGGAGGATCCACTGGCCTTGGACCAGAACGTGCGTCGCGTCGGTGAGGTCGTGGGCAACGAGTTGGGCGCGGCGGCCGGGCTCTACGACTTCCGCTCCCCCTGCGTGATACCCGGGTGGGCCAGCGAAACCGATCGAGCCGCCGGGTTGTCCGGCTGGCTGATGCTCACGGTCACCGGCAGCCAGGAAGCCCCCCGGCTTGCGGTACTTCGCTCCGAGGACGCCTCGACGTGGGTGCTCGAGGGGGCGCTGCGCTTCGACGGGGATACCGGACTGAAAGAGGAGACGGCCATCGTCTCGCCGCGGATGATCAGGTTGCGCGACGAGGTTGACGGCGAGATCTATGACATCTTGTTGGTCACCATCGAGCACCACGGCGTGGATATCTCCGGCTACCTCATCGGCAAGTTAACCGGCGCCGACTTTGCCGTCACCACGCCGTTCCAGCGCATCGACTTCGGCCACGACTTCACCCGCCCCCGCAACACGAACCTCTCCGACGCGGGCGACCCGCGCTGGCAGCGCGGGGTGATCTTTGGCCTGGTCAACGGGGTGGGGCGCTTCGACGATCCGACCGAGCACCTGTCGCTGGAGAAGGAGTCCTGGGCCAACGCAATCTCCCTGCCGCGGGTGATCAGCCTCCAGGGCGGGATGCTCTTCCAGACGCCGGCGCGCGGGCTGGTGGAGGCCATCACTCGCACCGAGGCCGCTCGCATGTGGACTGGGCTCTGCGAGATCCCGGAGGGCTCGACGTTGAGCGTGGACATTATCGACGCCGCCGGCGAGGTAGCTGCGCGCGTCAGCCACCGCGGCAGCGTGCTCGAGCTCGACCGCTCGATGAACAAGCACCACCAGGGCGACGCCGTGGCGAGCGCTCCGCTAGCTGAGGGCGACTCGGACTCGTTGACCATCGTCGCTGACGGATCCGTGGTCGAGGTGTTCGCTGACGGCGGCGCCGTCGCGATGGCTAGCAGGGTCTATATCGACGCCGCTGCGCCGACGTTCCGGGTTAGCGCCGAAGGCGGCGCCCGCGTGGAGAACTCCTTCGAGCGCGGTCCTGAAACCATCTCTCCGGTGACTCCCGACTGGGCCAGGCCACGGCTGGGCCGAGAGCTTCTCTAGCACGCACCGCTCGGGGTGCGCGGGTGTGCTGCTAGGAGTCGCCTCCGGCTCGCCGCCAGCGCGTGATGGTGCCCCGGGCGGTGACCGTCATGCTGCGCGGCAGCCGCACGATTCTTTCAGCCAGCACCTGGGGCTCGATGTGCCGCGCCGACGGGCTCATCCCGATCTGCGTGGCGATCGACTCCTGGTCCAGCGTCATCTCAAACTCGACGCGCTCCGGCTCGCCCGCCAGTTCCAGGTGGCCTTCCGCTTGGGTACGCATCCGCTCGACCTTCCCGGATTCCACACCGATGATCCCCAACGGCTCGCGCAGTTCGTCCAGGTGACCGGGATCGGCGGTAAGCACAACCACCTCGCCTGCTGGCTTGAGAATGCGCGCAAATTCCGCCGGGTTGCGCGGCGCGAACACCACTGCGACGGCGTCCACCGCGGCGTCGGCAATGGGCAGCCTGGACCACGCGTCGGCGACCACTGCCCCCACCCGCCCGTGACAGTGTGCCAACCGCTTGGCTGCCGCGACCGAGACATCCAGCCCCACTCCCCGTGCCCCCTCGATGCTGTCCAAGGTGTGCGAGAGGTAATAGCCGGTCCCCGCGCCGACCTCGCAGATCACCGGTTCGGCGGAATCCGGCAGCCCAGCCATCTCCACCACGTGCGACACGGACTCGGTGACCGCTTCGACGAACGGCGCGAAGTGGCCGCGCCCCAGAAACGTCTCGCGGGCCGCGACCATCTCCGCGCTATCGCCGGGGTGCTTCAATCCCGCGCCCGCGGCGAGTGTCACGTAGCCCTGCCGTGCCACATCAAAAGAATGGCCCGACTCAGAGACGAGCCGGGCAAAATCATCGGCACCGCGCAGCGCAGTGCCGTCTTGTGGGTCAGCGAGAACATCGATTACGTCGGCCAGCATCGCAGCGCGTCCTTTCCACACCAGGCTGTCCTGGCGAGCGATAAGTTATTGAGTAAACAGCTTATCGTTCGACGCGCTGCCGGCCGGCACGCGCCGCCTACTTCGCCGCAGCGCTCAGCAAGCCGCCGAGCTCACCAGCCTCTTCCTTAGTCAGCTCGATGACAAGCCGGCCACCACCATCGGAAGGGATGCGCATCACGATCTTGCGGTTTTCCTCCACCGCTTCCATCGGGCCGCTCCCGGTACGGGGTTTCATCGCTGCCATATTTATGAGCTCCTTTTCTGGCGCACGTCGTCTACCCCAGCTATGATAGTCCAATTTGCACTTTGGCCGGCCTGCGTAACTTAAGATTCTCCCGCTAACGGGGTATCTACCTGCGAATTCTTCCTACCGCCGGGGGCGGACAGGCGCGCGATGGCGTCGAGCACCTCCTCGACCTGCTCCGGACGGTACCCCCGCGGCACGATCTCAAAGCGCACCGCGTCGAGGTCCCCGGACTCAACTGCCTTGAGGTTCCACTGCGCTACCGCCGTCGAATCCACCTCCGGCACGCTTTCCCCGCGACCAAAAGCACGCCCCGCCACAAAGGTGCCCACCACCACGAAAGCGGCGAGCACCACAACCAGAAATATCCACGAGCCCATGGTTTTACAGGATAGAGGCAAGCGGCGGGCGCTCGTCGACTGCTACACCGGAGACCCCGGCGCGCGCCAGAATCGTGGCCGCGACCGTGCGAGCCATCGGCTTAAGCTCGGCCAGCGGCCGGTTACGGTGGGCGCGCGGCCCCAACGCCACCTCCGCTATGGCGCCGACGCCGCAGCGGCGCGCGACGTCGATAATCAGCCCGGACTCCACGCCGTAGCCGGAGACGAAGGGCAACTGGACGGCGAGCTCGCGGCGGATCGCGTACTCCCCGCCCAGCGGCTGGTCCAGGCCGGCGAGCTGGGGGAAAAGCAGCCCAAGAAGCGGCTTCGCGGTCAGTTCGGTCACCCGTCCGCCTTCGTGCGCCACGCCGTGCAGATCGCGCCGGTACGTAGCTTTAACCAGCGCCACCGCCGGGTCCGCGAAGGGAGCGACGAGCCGGCGGATCATGCCGGGGGCCGGCCGTTTCAGGTCGGCGTCGACAAACGCCACGAACTGCCCCTGGGCCGCCGCCACCCCACGCCAGAGCGACTCCCCTTTTCCCGCGCGCGGGCTGATCCCCGGCAGCACCTCGCGCCAACCGACGACTCGGGCGCCGGCCTCCCTCGCGCGCCGGGCCGTGGCGTCCGCGGAGTCGGCGTCGATGACCAGGATTTCCTGCGGTCCGTCCGCGGCCACCGCCGCGACCACGCCCGCCACCGTCTGCTCCTCATTCAGCGCCGGGATGACAACGCTGGTGCGCGCCACCCGGGCCCGCAGCTTATCCGTGGCGTTACTCAAGCCAGACCCCGGATCGTCGCCACCGGGAAAGCCGTCTGCTGGATCGCGGCCGTCATGCGGATGACGTCGACGGTCTCCTGGACCTCGTGCACGCGAAAGGCAGCGACGCCGCGGGCGGCAGCCCAGGCCGTGGCCGCAAGCGTGCCGGCTACCCGCTCGCCCACCGGGCGCCCGCATGTTTCCCCGACAAAGTCCTTGTTGGACAGCGCCATGAGCACCGGCCAGCCCGTGGCGACGAGTTCGTCCACGCGGCGCAACAACTCCAGGCCATGAAAGGTGTTCTTGCCAAAGTCGTGGGTGGGGTCGACGAAGATTTTTTCCTCGGGCACCCCGCAGCTCACTGCCCGCTCGGCCAGCCTGGTCGTCTCTGCGATGACGTCCGCAACGACGTCGTCGTAGTGCACCCGGTACGGGCGCGTGCGTGGGCGCGCACCGCCGGTATGCGAGCAGACGTAGCCCACCCGGTGGGCTCCGGCGACCTCGACGAGCTCCGGGTCGACGCCCGCCCACGTATCGTTAATCAACCCCGCTCCGGCGGCAATCGCGGCCTCTGCGACCTCGGCGCGCCAGGTGTCCACTGAGACAGTCACCGAGGGGTGGCGCTGGCTTACGGCCGCAATCACCGGCACGACCCTGTCGATCTCCTCGGCGGCATCGACGGCCTCGCCCGGCCCCGCCTTGACCCCACCGACGTCCAGGATGCTGGCCCCCTGAGCCACGATCAGGTCCGCGCGCTCGAGCGCCTTTTCATCGCTAAAGTTCGCCCCGCGGTCATAGAACGAATCCGGGGTGCGGTTTAAGATGCCCATCACCTTGGCTAGGGGCGCGCTGGCACGCCCCGGTCCCGATTCCATCACCAGTGCTCCCTTACGCTTGCAGTGCAGCTGATTGCCCACTGGGCCAGACTACTTGGGGCTGGACTCGTAGCAGTGCCGCACCGGGGCCTGCCTCAAGTGCTCGACTGCTTCCGATACCGAGTCAGTAACCAGGAAAATATCCAGGTCCTGCGGGTTGATCATGCCGCGGGCAGCGACCTGATCGCGCAGCCAGTCGATCAGCGGGCCCCAGTAGTCGCTTCCCATCAGCACGATCGGGTAGTTGGTCACCTTACCCGTCTGCGTCATACACAAGACCTCGAAGAGCTCGTCGAGCGTGCCAAAGCCGCCAGGCAGGCACACGAATCCCTCCGAGTACTTCAAGAACATCGTCTTGCGCACAAAGAAGTAGCGAAAGTTCAGGCCCAGGTCCACCCACTGGTTCAGCGCCTGCTCATGCGGCAGCTCGATGCCGAGGCCCACAGACAGCCCGCCGGCCTCGCTACACCCGCGGTTAGGTGCCTCCATCAAACCCGGCCCTCCGCCGGTGATCACAGCGTAGTCCGCCTTAGCCAGCGCCCCGCCGAGCTCGACGCCCAGGGCGTACAGGGGGTCATCTTCTAGGACTCGGGCGGAGCCAAAGACGGTCACGGCCGGCGGCAGCGAAGATAGCGCGTCGAACCCGGAGACGAACTCGCTTTGGATGCGAAGGACCCGCCACGGATCGGCGTGAATCCAGTCGTGATCAGCTGCCATTTCTAAAAGCCGCTGATCGTACGTGGAACTCTGATTCTCCGCCACGCGCTTGAGCACCGGGCCAATGAGCATCCGGCGCTTGTCCTCGCTCGGGGTGATTTTTGGCGTCATGAGGTCAAAACTAGCCCGTGTGCCGCCTACTCGCCGATCAGGAACCCGTCGAGGGAGCCAGCGAGTGCCTCGATCTGCGCTAACGGGCACTGCTCGTCCGGCTTGTGCGCAAACCCGGGGTCCCCGCAGCCGAAGTTGAGCGCCGGAATGCCCGCGGCAGCGAACCGGGCGACATCGGTCCAGCCGTACTTGGCCCGCACCTCGACTCCCAGGGAGTCCACGAGCTCGTGCGCGATCGGGGTATCCAGGCCCGGGGCGGCCGGCGGGGCGACGTCGTCGACCGCTATCTCGACCCCCTCGTGCTCGCCGAGAACCGCATACACGTGATCCAGGGCCTCCTGGGCGGTGCGGTCCGGGGCAAAGCGGAAGTTGATCGCGCATTCGGCGGCGTCCGGGATCGTGTTGTTGGCCACCCCGGCGCTCAGGCGCACCACGTTGAGCCCCTCCCGGTAGACGCAGCCACCCACCTCGACCGCTTCGCGGGCGGCGTAGTTGCTGACGGCGGCGATGATCGGGGCGAGCTTGTGGGCGGCGTTGTCGCCGAGCCAGGCGCGCGCCGAGTGCGCACGCGTGCCCCGGGCGGTGGCGATCACCCGGATCGAGCCCTGACAGCCGGCCTCGATCACGCCGTCCGTCGGCTCGCCCAGCAGGGCGAGATCCCCGGCCAGCCACTCCGGGTGGTCCTTTTCCAGGTGACCAAGCCCGTTGAACTCAGTCGCCACCTCTTCGCCCTCGTAGGCGATAAAGGTCAGGTCACGGTTGAGCCCGGGGTGGCCGGCAAGCCTGGCGAAGGCGGACAGGTAGACGGCCAGGCCGGACTTCATGTCTACCGCCCCGCACCCGAAGAGGGTCTCCCCCTCGACGCGGTGCGGGGTATTGCCGGCCAGCGGCACGGTATCTAGGTGCCCGGCAAGAATGACGCGCTCGCCTAAGTTCCTGTGCGTGCGCGCGACGACGGTGTTGCCGAAGCGCGCGACCTCGATCTCGGCGGTGGCGCGGGCGACCTCGTGGACGGCGGCTTCAATGGCCGTCGCGATCGCGTGCTCTTCATGCGAGGGGCTCTCGATGTCAATCAGCCGCTTGGTTAACTCGACGGGATCGGAAAGTACGGGGATAAGCTGGGCGCCTAGATCATTCATACCCCGTTAGCGTACCGGCACCGGTATTCGGCTACCCTGTGTGCATTACACACAACAACTAAAAGGCTACAGTGTTACCCATGTCTCAAGCAGACGCACAGACTGCGCCCAGCACCGCGGCAGCCGGAGGAAACGAAAACTTAAGCCGGGGGCTGCGCACCCGCCACCTGACGATGATGGGCCTGGGTTCCGCCATCGGCGCCGGGCTCTTCTTAGGTACCGGTGTCGGCATCCGGGTCGCCGGCCCGGCGATCATCCTGGCCTACGCGGTAACCGGGCTGATCACCGTACTCATTATGCGCATGCTCGGCGAGATGGTGGCCGCCCGCCCCTCGGCCGGTACCTTCTCCGCTTATGCCGAGCAGGCCTTCGGCCCGCTCGCCGGCTTCTCCGTGGGCTGGCTGTATTGGTTCATGATGGTGATGATCATGGGCGCTGAAATGACCGGGGCCGCGGCCATCATGGCCTCCTGGTTCGGCGTGGCGCCGTGGGTGCCCGCGCTCGTCTGCGTGCTCTTTTTAGCCGCGGTCAACCTCGCCGCCGTGCGCGGGTTCGGGGAGTTTGAGTTCTGGTTTGCGTTCATCAAGGTCGCAGTCATCATCGCCTTCTTGGTCATCGGCGTCTTGCTCATCTTCGGCCTGCTGCCCGGACACACCTTCGTGGGCACCTCTAATATCACAGCCCAAGGCTTCATGCCGTCCGGTATCTCCGGAGTTGCCGCGGGGCTTTTGGTCGTCGCCTTCGCCTTCGGCGGCATCGAGCTGGTGACCATCGCCGCGGCCGAGTCGGAGGACCCGGAGCGCTCAGTACACGCCGCGGTGAACACCATCATTTGGCGCATCGGGATCTTCTACATCGGCTCGGTGCTCGTCATCGCCTTTCTTTTGCCCTTCGACCAGATCATGGACGCCCAGACTGCCGCCGAGAGCCCATTTACCATGGTGCTCTCGCAGGCCCACATCCCGGGCATCGTGGGGATCATGGAGGCCATCATCGTAATCGCCCTGCTCAGCGCGTTTAACGCCCAGCTTTACGGGTCTTCGCGGCTGTGCTACTCGCTGGCCTGCCGTGGTGACGCTCCCAAGGTATTCACTAAGGTCTCTGTCGCGCAGGTACCCATCGCGGCTGTGGTTCTTTCTGTGATCTTCGCGTTCCTCTCGGTGGGGCTGCAGTGGTGGAACCCGCCGGGACTGCTCGATTTCTTGCTCAGCTCGATTGGCGGCTGCCTCGTCGTCATCTGGCTGACCATTATCGCCTCGTATCTCCGGCTGCACCCGCGCCTGGAGGCCCGCGGCGAAATCACCTCGGTGCGCATGTGGGGCTGCCCCTGGCTGGCGTGGCTGACGCTGGCCGGAGTGCTCGCCATCGTCGCGCTCATGCTTGCCGACGCCTCGGCCCGCGGCCAGATCCTCGCAGTCGTCGTTGTCTGCGCGGTCATCGTCGCATGCGCTGGCCTGGTGGCGCTCTATCGACGGCGTACCCGCGCCTAGCGCACGCCTACAGCCCGCCTGTACTGAAACAACCGGCGCCCGCTCACCGGGCGCCGGCCTCGACATAGCTGAAACGGACCCCACCATGACCTCACCTGACCAGAGCAGGACCGAGACGCGCTCCCTCAAGCGGGAGCTGAAAACCCGACACCTGACCATGATGGGGTTAGGCTCTGCTATCGGCGCCGGGCTGTTCTTAGGCACCGGGGTGGGGATCCGGGCCGCAGGCCCGGCGGTGATCCTGTCCTACGTGCTCGCCGGGGCGGTGGTGATGCTCGTCATGCAGATGCTCGGCGAGATGGCCGCTGCCAAGCCCGCGCCCGGGTCCTTTGCCAGTTACGCCAGGTTCGCCTTCGGCCACTGGGCCGGGTTCTCTATCGGCTGGCTCTTCTGGTTCATGCAGACGATGGTCCTCGGCGCTGAGATCACCGGCGCGGCGGCGATCATGTCCTCCTGGTTCGGGATCCCACCGTGGCTACCGGCGTTGATCTGCGTGACCTTCTTCGCCGTGGTCAACCTCACCGCAGTGCGCGGGTTCGGCGAGTTCGAGTTCTGGTTTTCCTTCATCAAGGTCGCCGTAATCGGGCTTTTCCTGCTCATCGGCGTCTTGCTCATCTTCGGCTGGCTTCCAGGCCACGAGTTCATCGGCACCACGCATTTTCTGGGCGACGGCTTTATTCCCAACGGGCTACCCGGGGTAGCAGTGGCGACCTTGGCCGTAGCGTTCGCCTTCGGCGGCATCGAAATCGTGACTATCGCCGCCGCCGAATCCGAGGATCCTCAGACGTCCATCCGGCGCGCGACGCGCTCGGTGATCTGGCGCATCGGCCTGTTCTACATCGGCTCGGTACTGGTGATCACCTTTCTGCTGCCGTTTCACCACATCCAGAACGCAGAAACCGCGGCCGAAAGCCCCTTTACCCTCGTGCTCAAGATGGCCCACGTGCCGGGCGTCGTGGGGCTCATAGAGGCGGTCATCGTGGTCTCCTTGCTCAGCGCCTTCAACGCGCAGGTGTATGCCAGCTCGCGCATGATGTACTCGCTTTCCCGGCAGGCGTGCGCACCCCGCGTTTTCTCGTACGTCAACAATCGCGGAGTTCCGGTGTGCGCGGTCCTGCTATCCATGACGTTCGCGTTTTTCTCCGTGGGCCTGCAATGGTGGAACCCGACCGGGCTGCTGGCGTTCCTGCTCAACACCGTCGGCGGCATCCTCATCGCGATCTGGATCATGGTTGCGTTCAGCTACCTCAAGCTTCATCCGGTACTCGCCCGCCTCGGACTGCTGTCTTCCGTGCGCCTCGGCGGCTACCCCTGGCTGGCGATCCTGGCTGTGCTGGCGCTGTTCAGCTTTGTCGCGCTTATGCTCTTCGATCCCGCGTCCCGCGGCCAGGTCATCTCCGTTACCGTCATATTCTCGGCCCTCATCGGCATCTCGATCGTGGTGGCCAAGATCCAGAAACGCCCCGTCACGCACGGCAAGCTCACCGCAGACTAACCGCAGGCTGCCGCACACCGCACCACGCCGGTGCCACCCCTGAATAATAAATCGCCTAAAGGAATAACCGTACATGTCACGTTCTTACCCGTCCGCCCACGGCGGCACTCCCACGCCACCGGCGGCGCCGGCGCAGACCTCGCGCCAGCGCACCGGTCTGGGCAACGGGTTGAAGACCCGCCATCTGACGATGATGGGCCTCGGTTCTGCCATCAGTGCCGGGCTCTTTTTGGGCACGGGGGTCGGCATCCAGGCTGCCGGGCCCGCGGTGCTTCTGGCCTACCTCGTTGCCGGCGCCGTGGTCATGCTCGTGATGCAGATGCTCGGCGAGATGGCCGCCGCCCGCCCGTCCTCGGGCGCGTTTTCGGCCTACGCCAGGCAGGCTTTTGGCCACTGGGCCGGGTTTACCATGGGCTGGCTGTACTGGTTCATGCTCATCATGGTCCTAGGCGCTGAGATGACGGGGGCTGCGGCCATCATGTCCGCGTGGTTCGGGGTGCCTCCGTGGGTTCCTGCGCTCGTGTGCGTCGTTTTCTTTGCCGTGGTCAACCTGGCCAAGGTCGGAGGTTTTGGCGAGTTCGAGTTCTGGTTTGCGTTCATCAAAGTCGCCGTCATCGTGTTATTCCTCGTCCTCGGGGTAGCCCTCATCTTCGGGCTCCTTCCCGGCCACTCTTTCGTGGGCACCCAGCACTTCATCAAAGATGGCTTCATGCCCAACGGGCTGCCCGGGGTGGCGGCGGGGCTTCTGGCCGTGGCCTTCGCCTTCGGCGGCATCGAGATTGTGACCATCGCGGCGGCCGAGTCAGAGGATCCGGCGCGCTCGATCCGCACCGCTGTGCGCTCAGTGATCTGGCGCATCGGGCTGTTCTACATCGGCTCGGTTCTGGTGATCACCTTTCTGCTGCCGTTTGACCAGATCCAGGGCGCCGAGACGGCTGCCGAAAGCCCGTTTACTCGCGTCCTCGAGCTCGCGCACCTGCCCGGCGTGGTGGGGCTCATGGAGGCAGTCATCGTGTTGTCTCTGCTCAGCGCGTTCAACGCGCAGATTTATGCCAGTTCCAGGCTCTGCCACGCCCTGGCGCGCGAAGGAGACGCCCCCAAGCTCTTCGGCGTGACCAACCGAGAGAACGCCCCGGTGGCGGCTGTGCTTTTGTCCATGTTCTTCGCCTTCGCCTCGGTCGGTCTGCAGTGGTGGAACCCCTCGGGGCTCTTGGCCTTTTTGCTCAACGCGGTCGGCGGTGTGCTGATCGTGGTCTGGCTGTTCATCGCAGCGAGCTTTCTCAAGCTGCACCCTGAGCTTGTCCGCCGGGGCGAGATTTCCACGGTGCGCGTCTGGGGTTACCCGTGGACCGGATGGCTGGTGATCGGCGCGCTCATCGGGCTGGTCGTGCTCATGCTTTTCGACGCCGCCGCGCGCACCCAAATCTTCTCCGTGACGGCGGTCACCGCGGTGCTGGTACTTCTTTCCATCGTCCCTGGGCGCCGTGCCGCGGCCCGGGAGCGCGCTCGGCGCTAACTGGCCG
Protein-coding sequences here:
- the glgA gene encoding glycogen synthase: MTELTRVGMLTREYPPEVYGGAGVHVTELTRFMRDIVPVDVHCMGAPRDMPDTYVHGVDPELNEANPAIKTLSTGLRMANAASGVDVVHSHTWYSGLGGHLAARLYDIPHVATAHSLEPDRPWKREQLGGGYNVSSWSEKNAMENADGLIAVSQKMKGAILEAYPAIDPDKIHVVLNGIDTERWAPRPTFDAAVEATGSSVLRELGVDPSRPIVSFVGRITRQKGVEHLVKAARDFDPAIQLVLCAGAPDTPEIAERTQKLVDELRAGRDGVFWVSEMLAQDKIQEIESASDVFVCPSIYEPLGIVNLEAMACGTAVVASNVGGIPEVVVDGETGLLVPYDAADAQGFERGLAEAVNEVVADPERTKAFGKAGRERAISEFSWATIAQLTVDVYKSLL
- the budA gene encoding acetolactate decarboxylase is translated as MTAQKHLPTQRHTVFQNSLMSALLDGIYDGELTVGELLGHGNFGIGTFDALDGEMIVLDGVCYQVRGDGTARQADLTQRSPFTVMTNFVPLIESRPPEGLRRGELSGFIDELQPSENYMYAVRITGRFSTVTVRTVTKQDKPYRPMVEATGDDAELTFTDVEGVIGGFRTPVYEKGIGVPGCHVHFIDAARTAGGHVLDFTLAAGSVELCPGTDLELRLPLTTQFSTAELTPGDLDEQIHRTEVKR
- a CDS encoding GH32 C-terminal domain-containing protein is translated as MEEKSGHLRYRPEMHVTSDRGVLMAPAAALIDGDCWHLFHQYRPAANAAPRWGHQASWDTPYEWETCDDVLAAEGEETLVRAGSVLSVDNGLNLYFTSVTETGTAVHLARIEDPEATTSDISEDPLALDQNVRRVGEVVGNELGAAAGLYDFRSPCVIPGWASETDRAAGLSGWLMLTVTGSQEAPRLAVLRSEDASTWVLEGALRFDGDTGLKEETAIVSPRMIRLRDEVDGEIYDILLVTIEHHGVDISGYLIGKLTGADFAVTTPFQRIDFGHDFTRPRNTNLSDAGDPRWQRGVIFGLVNGVGRFDDPTEHLSLEKESWANAISLPRVISLQGGMLFQTPARGLVEAITRTEAARMWTGLCEIPEGSTLSVDIIDAAGEVAARVSHRGSVLELDRSMNKHHQGDAVASAPLAEGDSDSLTIVADGSVVEVFADGGAVAMASRVYIDAAAPTFRVSAEGGARVENSFERGPETISPVTPDWARPRLGRELL
- a CDS encoding methyltransferase domain-containing protein, producing the protein MLADVIDVLADPQDGTALRGADDFARLVSESGHSFDVARQGYVTLAAGAGLKHPGDSAEMVAARETFLGRGHFAPFVEAVTESVSHVVEMAGLPDSAEPVICEVGAGTGYYLSHTLDSIEGARGVGLDVSVAAAKRLAHCHGRVGAVVADAWSRLPIADAAVDAVAVVFAPRNPAEFARILKPAGEVVVLTADPGHLDELREPLGIIGVESGKVERMRTQAEGHLELAGEPERVEFEMTLDQESIATQIGMSPSARHIEPQVLAERIVRLPRSMTVTARGTITRWRRAGGDS
- a CDS encoding DUF3117 domain-containing protein, whose protein sequence is MAAMKPRTGSGPMEAVEENRKIVMRIPSDGGGRLVIELTKEEAGELGGLLSAAAK
- a CDS encoding DivIVA domain-containing protein, which encodes MGSWIFLVVVLAAFVVVGTFVAGRAFGRGESVPEVDSTAVAQWNLKAVESGDLDAVRFEIVPRGYRPEQVEEVLDAIARLSAPGGRKNSQVDTPLAGES
- a CDS encoding glucosyl-3-phosphoglycerate synthase, with the translated sequence MSNATDKLRARVARTSVVIPALNEEQTVAGVVAAVAADGPQEILVIDADSADATARRAREAGARVVGWREVLPGISPRAGKGESLWRGVAAAQGQFVAFVDADLKRPAPGMIRRLVAPFADPAVALVKATYRRDLHGVAHEGGRVTELTAKPLLGLLFPQLAGLDQPLGGEYAIRRELAVQLPFVSGYGVESGLIIDVARRCGVGAIAEVALGPRAHRNRPLAELKPMARTVAATILARAGVSGVAVDERPPLASIL
- the folP gene encoding dihydropteroate synthase, producing MGILNRTPDSFYDRGANFSDEKALERADLIVAQGASILDVGGVKAGPGEAVDAAEEIDRVVPVIAAVSQRHPSVTVSVDTWRAEVAEAAIAAGAGLINDTWAGVDPELVEVAGAHRVGYVCSHTGGARPRTRPYRVHYDDVVADVIAETTRLAERAVSCGVPEEKIFVDPTHDFGKNTFHGLELLRRVDELVATGWPVLMALSNKDFVGETCGRPVGERVAGTLAATAWAAARGVAAFRVHEVQETVDVIRMTAAIQQTAFPVATIRGLA